One segment of Gemmatimonadota bacterium DNA contains the following:
- a CDS encoding efflux RND transporter permease subunit, whose product MVLIPFLYLQGDARAAFTPFAVSFALGLGWSVLTSVVMLPAIAAGHGMHAVRWRRSERLYRRMVLGLLRWRWVSISLTVALLGGLGWVFAVKVPRSSFSGWWGQRTSLAARVDFPSGSDPSMVDQALREFERIAAGRPGVERVEAQGAPDGGMVRVVFDDDAARTALPYAMQDEFTERAAFIGGAAVSVQGLGPGFASGGTFGSAQTFRVKILGYSFGGVERLALDLKARLERVPRVRAVDINAAGFWSGGERARDITLAPDRDRLAGFGLTSQDFAGAVGREVGGAVGRQRLLLGDEDLWLSLKTAGSRERSLDQLREAMLPNAAGAPVRVGDVATLSEREALARISREDQQYVRILSYDFRGPAKLANRTHEAFMRSIAVPAGYTVSDEYFGWVDDQSQRGLWLVFGVGLALVVLSVAMVFDSAWGAAMVFLSLPIALAGVVVAFWVTGAAFTREAAVGVILVIGLAVNQAILLVDGVLQRSRQAGTPSARTAVRADIILAACRDRAGMIMLVTLTTLASLIPLAVGTGADDLFGAIALATAGGTVAGTLGAMLLLPPMLVRRGKAIGR is encoded by the coding sequence GTGGTGCTGATTCCTTTCCTCTACCTGCAGGGCGATGCGCGCGCCGCCTTCACGCCCTTCGCGGTGTCCTTTGCCCTCGGGCTCGGGTGGTCGGTGCTCACGTCGGTGGTCATGCTGCCGGCCATCGCGGCGGGGCACGGCATGCACGCCGTCCGCTGGCGGCGGTCGGAGCGGCTGTACCGCCGGATGGTGCTCGGCCTGCTGCGGTGGCGCTGGGTGAGCATCAGCCTCACGGTGGCGCTGCTGGGCGGGCTCGGCTGGGTGTTCGCGGTGAAGGTGCCGCGCTCCAGCTTCAGCGGGTGGTGGGGCCAGCGTACCAGCCTCGCGGCGCGGGTGGACTTCCCGAGCGGCTCCGATCCCTCGATGGTGGACCAGGCGCTGCGCGAGTTCGAGCGGATCGCCGCCGGCCGCCCGGGCGTGGAACGGGTGGAGGCGCAGGGCGCCCCCGACGGCGGCATGGTGCGGGTGGTCTTCGACGACGACGCGGCGCGTACCGCGCTGCCCTACGCCATGCAGGACGAGTTCACTGAGCGGGCCGCCTTCATCGGCGGCGCCGCGGTGAGCGTGCAGGGGCTGGGTCCCGGCTTTGCCAGCGGGGGCACCTTCGGGTCGGCCCAGACCTTCCGGGTGAAGATCCTGGGCTACTCCTTCGGCGGGGTGGAGCGGCTGGCGCTCGACCTCAAGGCCCGCCTGGAGCGGGTGCCGCGGGTCCGCGCCGTGGACATCAACGCCGCCGGGTTCTGGTCCGGTGGCGAGCGCGCCCGCGACATCACCCTGGCGCCCGACCGCGACCGCCTGGCCGGCTTCGGCCTCACCAGCCAGGACTTTGCCGGCGCGGTGGGCCGCGAGGTGGGCGGTGCCGTGGGCCGGCAGCGCCTGCTGCTCGGCGACGAGGACCTCTGGCTGTCGCTCAAGACCGCCGGCAGCCGCGAGCGGAGCCTCGACCAGCTGCGCGAGGCCATGCTCCCCAACGCCGCCGGCGCGCCGGTCCGCGTGGGCGACGTGGCCACCCTTTCCGAGCGCGAGGCGCTGGCGCGCATCAGCCGCGAGGACCAGCAGTACGTCCGCATCCTGAGCTACGACTTCCGCGGCCCGGCCAAGCTCGCCAACCGGACCCACGAGGCCTTCATGCGCTCGATTGCGGTCCCCGCCGGCTACACGGTGAGCGACGAGTACTTCGGCTGGGTGGACGACCAGAGCCAGCGCGGGCTGTGGCTGGTCTTCGGTGTGGGCCTGGCGCTGGTGGTGCTGAGCGTGGCCATGGTGTTCGACTCGGCGTGGGGCGCGGCGATGGTGTTCCTGAGCCTGCCGATCGCGCTGGCGGGGGTGGTGGTGGCCTTCTGGGTGACCGGCGCGGCCTTCACCCGCGAGGCGGCCGTGGGGGTGATCCTGGTGATCGGCCTGGCGGTGAACCAGGCCATCCTGCTCGTGGATGGCGTCCTGCAGCGATCGCGGCAGGCGGGGACGCCGTCGGCGCGCACGGCCGTACGCGCCGACATCATCCTCGCCGCCTGCCGCGACCGCGCCGGGATGATCATGCTGGTGACCCTCACCACCCTCGCCAGCCTCATCCCGCTCGCCGTGGGTACCGGCGCCGATGACCTCTTCGGCGCCATCGCGCTGGCCACCGCCGGCGGCACCGTGGCCGGCACCCTCGGCGCCATGCTGCTCCTGCCGCCGATGCTGGTGCGGCGGGGAAAGGCGATCGGGCGGTAA
- a CDS encoding efflux RND transporter permease subunit: MPPRPSRRAAEPLSRRCDPLGRLPPGRHLGHLRRAAARGLGRFTRLPFATRPTVELPRLTVSMEWPGASAELVEAHLGSPIEAAVQSVRGVQRVESESGEGYARLDVELEPTANVQLARLGVLERLELLRAEFPRRRRPRGEQLRPRGLDEEPLLSYSVYGPYTAGTMQELVDRQVSPRLAAVEGVAGVDALGGALVGWRWRTSPSACASSASPRRPARRPQRRPGGPGAGRAAGGRQRAPGGAARHPAGLASLAALPIRGPAGASTGWRNWPPSAARRTTRAGSIGSTASRASCFASRGCPGRTPSAPPLGSAPRWRSWEPAAAGVRFQVLADESLRLGEELTDLVRRGLVAFVAVLGVLLLTMQAPRAVAYVMASAAVAIAGTTLSLYLLDIPANLLTLAGLGMGLGILVQNAVVVVDRFRGRRRYRRRPRRRGAADRPGGARLHPSPPPWC; the protein is encoded by the coding sequence TTGCCCCCGCGGCCGAGCCGCCGAGCCGCCGAGCCGCTGAGCCGTCGCTGTGATCCACTGGGCCGCCTCCCGCCCGGCCGTCATCTGGGCCACCTGCGGCGCGCTGCTGCTCGCGGGCTGGGTCGCTTCACCCGGCTGCCCTTCGCCACCCGGCCCACCGTCGAGCTGCCGCGGCTCACCGTCTCGATGGAGTGGCCCGGCGCCTCGGCCGAGCTGGTCGAAGCCCACCTCGGCAGCCCCATCGAGGCCGCGGTGCAGTCGGTGCGCGGGGTGCAGCGTGTCGAGAGTGAATCGGGCGAGGGCTATGCCCGGCTCGACGTGGAGCTCGAGCCCACCGCCAACGTGCAGCTGGCGCGGCTCGGGGTCCTGGAGCGACTGGAGCTGCTCCGGGCCGAGTTCCCCCGGCGCCGCCGACCTCGCGGTGAGCAACTACGTCCCCGAGGGCTCGACGAGGAGCCGCTCCTCTCCTATTCGGTCTACGGGCCCTACACCGCCGGCACCATGCAGGAGCTGGTGGACCGGCAGGTGTCGCCCCGGCTCGCCGCCGTCGAGGGCGTGGCCGGGGTGGACGCGTTGGGCGGCGCGCTGGTGGGGTGGCGGTGGCGTACCAGCCCGAGCGCCTGCGCCAGCTCGGCGTCTCCCCGCCGACCTGCTCGCCGCCCTCAACGGCGCCCGGGTGGTCCAGGCGCTGGGCGTGCAGCTGGCGGGCGCCAGCGAGCGCCGGGTGGTGCTGCGCGACACCCCGCCGGCCTCGCGAGCCTCGCGGCGCTCCCCATCCGGGGCCCGGCGGGCGCCTCTACCGGCTGGAGGAACTGGCCACCCTCCGCCGCGAGGAGGACAACCAGGGCCGGCTCTATCGGGTCAACGGCGAGCCGGGCGTCCTGCTTCGCATCGCGCGGCTGCCCGGGGCGGACGCCATCCGCACCGCCGCTCGGGTCCGCGCCACGCTGGCGGAGCTGGGAGCCGGCTGCCGCCGGGGTGCGATTCCAGGTGCTCGCCGACGAGAGCCTGCGGCTGGGCGAGGAGCTCACCGACCTGGTGCGCCGCGGGCTGGTCGCCTTCGTCGCGGTGCTCGGGGTGCTGCTGCTCACCATGCAGGCGCCGCGCGCCGTGGCCTACGTCATGGCCAGCGCCGCGGTGGCCATCGCCGGCACCACGCTCTCGCTCTACCTCCTCGACATCCCCGCCAACCTCCTCACCCTCGCCGGCCTGGGCATGGGCCTCGGCATCCTGGTCCAGAACGCGGTGGTGGTGGTCGATCGCTTCCGGGGGCGTCGCAGATACCGCCGCCGCCCGCGCCGACGCGGGGCGGCGGATCGTCCCGGCGGTGCTCGGCTCCACCCCTCACCACCGCCGTGGTGCTGA
- a CDS encoding efflux RND transporter permease subunit, translated as MTIGGAEAEQERTTRELTLVAVLSVALVFLVLAGEFASFTTPLLVMLTVPLAGAGGIVVLWLTGQSLNAVALIGMVVMIGLADNEAVVKLDAIRRFRAAGHLVREAVLLGGRQRLRAIAMTSITTITGVLPLVFGWGSGGELYQPLAAGVIGGSVTALAVTFFLLPTAYAVVEQRVVAPAAEPPSRRAAEPSL; from the coding sequence GTGACGATCGGCGGCGCCGAGGCCGAGCAGGAGCGGACCACCCGGGAGCTGACCTTGGTGGCGGTGCTCTCGGTGGCCCTGGTCTTCCTGGTGCTGGCCGGCGAGTTCGCCTCGTTCACCACGCCGTTGCTGGTGATGTTGACGGTGCCGCTGGCCGGGGCGGGCGGCATCGTGGTCCTCTGGCTGACGGGGCAGAGCCTCAACGCGGTGGCGCTGATCGGCATGGTGGTGATGATCGGGCTGGCCGACAACGAAGCCGTGGTCAAGCTCGACGCCATCCGCCGCTTCCGGGCCGCCGGCCACCTGGTCCGCGAGGCGGTGCTGCTGGGCGGCCGCCAGCGGCTCCGGGCCATCGCGATGACCTCGATCACCACCATCACCGGCGTGCTGCCCCTGGTGTTCGGCTGGGGCAGCGGTGGGGAGCTGTACCAGCCGCTCGCGGCCGGGGTCATCGGCGGGTCGGTGACGGCGCTGGCGGTGACCTTCTTCCTGCTGCCGACCGCCTACGCGGTGGTGGAGCAGCGGGTCGTTGCCCCCGCGGCCGAGCCGCCGAGCCGCCGAGCCGCTGAGCCGTCGCTGTGA
- a CDS encoding efflux RND transporter permease subunit, whose protein sequence is MRDAYASTQPTVEVTLDRAQLARLGITSDQVANALAGGLGGVASGDFRETDRRTPIKVRYTGNDSEDLATALATTINGVPVSQLVRSRGLRAPVEVVRINQRPVHVVEGAAERGGTARAVAGSSGAGRPSAPAGVR, encoded by the coding sequence GTGCGCGACGCGTACGCCAGCACCCAGCCCACGGTCGAGGTCACCCTCGATCGGGCCCAGCTGGCGCGGCTCGGCATCACCTCGGACCAGGTGGCCAACGCGCTGGCCGGCGGACTCGGCGGCGTGGCCTCGGGCGACTTCCGGGAAACGGATCGCCGGACCCCGATCAAGGTCCGCTACACCGGCAACGACAGCGAGGACCTCGCCACGGCCCTCGCCACCACGATCAATGGCGTCCCCGTGAGCCAGCTGGTGCGGTCGCGAGGACTCCGGGCCCCGGTCGAGGTGGTGCGGATCAATCAGCGGCCGGTGCACGTGGTGGAAGGGGCGGCGGAGCGGGGCGGCACCGCGCGGGCGGTGGCCGGATCGAGCGGCGCTGGGCGGCCTTCGGCCCCGGCCGGGGTCAGGTGA
- a CDS encoding efflux RND transporter permease subunit codes for MILFFLGDWRSALAIGLMVPLSVLVALTLLQLMGVTINILSPGGLALGVGLLVGQRDRGGGGQRPASGRGAGSGEGGAGRRGGGPAHRRHPHHGAGVRPDRVRPGPGRGAVPGSVAQRGDVGGRVADPGPDLDAGDDAGAGSAGGHRRQPSLERREPAARMGHRLEGWYEPGMRWSLARPGAVFAVALAFTGLAVCVTLRLPREILPRVDEGVAVAYLKLPEGTAIEETARQAGRVEAPPGVGAAGIYGRMGCHRRGAGGRGRGRRGLRWPRS; via the coding sequence GTGATCCTGTTCTTCCTCGGGGACTGGAGGAGCGCCCTGGCCATCGGCCTGATGGTGCCGCTGTCGGTGCTGGTGGCGCTGACCCTGCTCCAGCTGATGGGCGTCACCATCAACATCCTGTCCCCCGGCGGTCTGGCGCTCGGCGTGGGCCTCCTGGTCGGACAACGCGATCGTGGTGGCGGAGGCCAGCGGCCGGCCTCGGGACGCGGGGCTGGGTCCGGTGAGGGCGGCGCGGGCCGCCGAGGAGGCGGGCCCGCTCACCGCCGGCACCCTCACCACGGTGCTGGTGTTCGGCCCGATCGTGTTCGTCCGGGGCCTGGCCGCGGCGCTGTTCCGGGATCTGTCGCTCAGCGTGGTGATGTCGGTGGGCGCGTCGCTGATCCTGGCCCTGACCTTGATGCCGGTGATGATGCTGGGGCCGGCTCGGCGGGCGGCCACCGGCGCCAGCCGAGCCTCGAGCGGCGGGAGCCGGCTGCACGCATGGGTCACCGCCTCGAGGGCTGGTACGAGCCCGGGATGCGGTGGTCGCTGGCCCGGCCGGGCGCGGTGTTCGCCGTGGCGCTGGCGTTCACCGGGTTGGCGGTGTGCGTGACGCTGCGGCTGCCGCGGGAGATCCTCCCTCGGGTGGACGAGGGCGTCGCGGTGGCGTACCTCAAGCTGCCGGAGGGCACCGCCATCGAGGAGACCGCCCGCCAGGCCGGCCGGGTGGAGGCCCCGCCAGGCGTTGGCGCGGCGGGGATCTACGGCCGGATGGGGTGCCACCGACGAGGAGCTGGTGGCCGGGGCCGAGGCCGGCGGGGCCTCCGCTGGCCCAGATCCTGA
- a CDS encoding efflux RND transporter permease subunit, whose product MSLATAALKKPVTTIAATLALCLLGSVSLAKLPVSLLPDVQLPVLTIRTAYSGAAAEEVSRFIAEPIEEAVSATPGLVDVKSVSRNGEVTTTLKFSWGTDMAATVLQVRERLDNARAAPRTGRPPHPAHQRPRRTPHCRARPDQRRRPPEHCPDRQGRPCPAARAAGRGVERGGQGEAGDEIQVEIDPERTRRQGLTPDDVATAVKSANAAAAGGSIRRGQFRFSLRALTEFQSVDEIGRTPVGPAKSGITLADIGSVSVGLADPTTLTTLDAQGAVGLVIYKDAGANTVAVTREI is encoded by the coding sequence ATGTCGCTCGCCACCGCGGCGCTCAAGAAGCCCGTCACCACCATTGCCGCCACCCTGGCCCTCTGTTTGCTCGGGTCGGTGTCGCTGGCCAAGCTGCCGGTTTCGCTGCTGCCGGACGTGCAGCTGCCGGTGCTCACGATCCGGACCGCCTACTCGGGTGCCGCCGCCGAAGAGGTGAGCCGGTTCATTGCCGAGCCGATCGAGGAGGCGGTGTCCGCCACGCCCGGGCTGGTCGACGTCAAGTCGGTGAGCCGGAACGGCGAAGTCACCACCACGCTCAAATTCTCCTGGGGCACCGACATGGCGGCGACGGTGCTGCAGGTCCGGGAGCGGCTCGACAACGCCCGCGCCGCTCCCCGAACGGGCCGACCGCCCCACCCTGCTCACCAGCGACCCCGGCGAACGCCCCATTGCCGTGCTCGGCCTGACCAGCGGCGGCGACCTCCGGAGCATTGCCCGGATCGCCAAGGGCGTCCATGCCCGGCGGCTCGAGCAGCTGGGCGGGGTGTCGAGCGTGGCGGTCAGGGCGAGGCCGGAGACGAGATCCAGGTCGAGATCGATCCCGAGCGGACCCGGCGGCAGGGCCTGACCCCGGACGACGTGGCCACCGCGGTCAAGTCGGCCAACGCGGCCGCCGCGGGCGGCTCGATCCGCCGAGGCCAGTTCCGGTTCTCGCTCCGGGCCCTGACCGAGTTCCAGTCGGTCGACGAGATCGGCCGGACGCCGGTCGGGCCCGCCAAGAGCGGGATCACCCTGGCCGACATCGGCTCGGTGAGCGTCGGCCTGGCGGACCCGACCACCCTGACGACCCTCGACGCCCAGGGCGCCGTGGGCCTCGTCATATATAAGGACGCCGGCGCCAACACCGTCGCGGTCACCCGGGAGATCTAA